A single window of Elusimicrobiota bacterium DNA harbors:
- a CDS encoding site-specific DNA-methyltransferase encodes MKREKKLRVNRFRVAESRVQYFAQDTKSLENCLDNIIEGDSLTVLRSIPDNAINLVITSPPYFKQRDYGKGIGNEKNVEEYIENLLKVFFECIRVLTDDGNIIFNLGDKYLGGSLQLIPYRFAIEVLKNFPVKLVNNITWVKLNPTPRQYQKRLVSSTEPFFHFVKSDNYYYDFGDYMNNNGRKNKRTNGNKIGEKYFKLIENSNLSLEQKKTAFCELWEVIKEVKTGKFESFRMKIKGIHSESFGGQDGGRKYQLMKKGFTIIKIKGEPIKKDIIECAVETIKGCKHPAIYPLFIIKEIIKLLSRPNDIVLDPFVGSGTTAVAAKELNRRYIGIEINDEYCRYARERLKNIGVGKPLELFVWQK; translated from the coding sequence ATGAAACGAGAGAAAAAACTAAGAGTTAATAGATTTAGAGTGGCAGAATCTAGAGTGCAATATTTTGCTCAAGATACTAAATCTCTTGAGAATTGCTTGGATAACATAATAGAGGGAGATAGTCTAACTGTATTAAGATCAATTCCTGACAATGCAATAAATTTAGTAATTACTTCTCCACCTTATTTCAAGCAAAGGGACTACGGGAAAGGTATTGGAAATGAAAAGAATGTTGAGGAGTATATAGAAAATTTACTTAAAGTTTTTTTTGAATGCATTAGGGTTTTGACGGATGATGGAAATATCATATTTAATTTAGGAGATAAATATCTGGGAGGCAGTCTACAACTGATCCCCTACCGGTTTGCTATAGAGGTGCTAAAGAATTTTCCTGTAAAGCTCGTAAACAATATTACCTGGGTAAAACTCAATCCTACGCCAAGACAATATCAGAAGAGACTTGTTAGCAGCACAGAGCCTTTTTTCCATTTCGTAAAAAGTGATAACTATTATTATGATTTTGGCGATTATATGAACAACAATGGGAGGAAAAACAAACGGACTAACGGTAATAAGATTGGAGAAAAATACTTTAAACTTATTGAAAATTCCAACCTTAGTTTGGAACAAAAGAAAACGGCATTTTGTGAATTATGGGAAGTAATAAAAGAAGTTAAAACTGGAAAGTTTGAGAGCTTCAGAATGAAGATAAAAGGGATACATTCTGAATCATTTGGCGGACAGGACGGTGGAAGAAAATATCAGCTTATGAAAAAAGGCTTTACAATTATAAAGATTAAAGGAGAGCCAATAAAAAAGGATATAATAGAATGTGCAGTTGAAACAATAAAAGGTTGTAAGCATCCAGCCATTTATCCATTATTTATAATAAAAGAGATAATAAAACTGCTTTCCAGACCTAATGATATTGTTCTTGATCCCTTTGTCGGAAGCGGAACTACGGCAGTTGCGGCGAAAGAACTAAATAGAAGATATATCGGGATAGAAATAAACGATGAGTATTGCAGGTATGCAAGGGAAAGGCTCAAGAATATT